A genomic segment from Bradyrhizobium diazoefficiens USDA 110 encodes:
- a CDS encoding response regulator transcription factor, whose protein sequence is MNRILLIEDDAETAEAIVAELADRGFEVQWAGDGVDGLDRARTSSPDAMIVDRMLPGMDGLAVIEALRKDQVRTPVLVLSALGAVDDRVRGLRMGGDDYLTKPFAIIELVARIEALLRRPTDSRETILHVGPLEIDLIERTARRGERELELLPREFRLLEYMMRRNDQLLTRAMLLEEVWNYKFVPATTNLIDVHMGRLRHKVDGPGEVQLIHNVRGSGFVLRSRL, encoded by the coding sequence ATGAACCGGATTCTCCTGATCGAGGACGACGCCGAGACCGCCGAGGCAATTGTCGCCGAGCTCGCCGATCGCGGGTTCGAGGTGCAATGGGCCGGCGACGGCGTCGACGGTCTCGACCGCGCGCGCACATCGAGCCCTGATGCCATGATCGTCGATCGCATGCTGCCGGGAATGGACGGGCTGGCCGTCATCGAGGCGCTACGCAAGGACCAGGTCAGGACGCCCGTGCTGGTCCTGAGCGCGCTCGGCGCGGTTGACGACCGGGTGCGCGGATTACGCATGGGCGGAGATGATTATCTCACAAAGCCGTTCGCGATCATCGAGCTGGTCGCGCGGATCGAGGCGCTGCTGCGCCGTCCGACCGACAGCCGCGAAACCATCCTGCATGTCGGGCCGCTCGAGATCGACCTGATCGAGCGGACCGCGCGACGCGGCGAGCGCGAGCTCGAACTGTTGCCGCGCGAATTCCGCCTGCTCGAATACATGATGCGCCGGAACGATCAGCTGCTGACGCGCGCGATGCTGCTCGAGGAGGTCTGGAATTACAAGTTCGTCCCGGCGACCACGAACCTGATCGATGTGCATATGGGTCGGCTCCGACACAAGGTCGACGGTCCCGGAGAGGTGCAGCTGATCCACAACGTCCGAGGCTCCGGCTTCGTTCTGCGTTCGCGGCTATAG